From the genome of Neodiprion pinetum isolate iyNeoPine1 chromosome 3, iyNeoPine1.2, whole genome shotgun sequence, one region includes:
- the LOC124214614 gene encoding vacuole membrane protein 1 isoform X2, whose protein sequence is MGNRELRPYKDYLVIDMNLAELFEINRLGATMSENTSAVRRTKDTSTATNGTRQSTPAAKKSSHTSQSHLHSNQNSDLDVDPDSLTLWHHPIKTLNFFLQELLINVVSLTKNTFKYRKTVWSIIMIAGLFLLSSRVSGPQQQLFKSWEATVVWWFYWVGLGVLSSVGLGTGLHTFVLYLGPHIASVTMAAYECGGLNFPEPPYPDQIVCPSTVDPAWTASVLNIMRKVRIEAMLWGAGTALGELPPYFMARAARLSRQSDKDHDQGQDQEELRELEALEALENGEKCVSLGMRAKLAMKHFVQKAGFLGILACASIPNPLFDLAGLTCGHYLIPFWTFFGATLVGKAVVKMHIQQLAVIVAFNEELLDKVIALLAIIPVIGPKFQEPLKRYLIEQKQKLHDKSSIEGSTTISWLFDKFVMLMVCYFLVTIIHALARNHHRRRTKSSTD, encoded by the exons ATAAATCGGTTGGGAGCTACAATGTCGGAGAACACATCAGCCGTCAGACGTACTAAGGATACTTCAACTGCTACAAATGGTACTCGACAAAGTACACCGGCAGCAAAGAAATCCTCCCATACTTCACAATCGCATTTGCATTCCAACCAAAACAGTGATTTGGATGTAGATCCCGATAGCTTAACGCTATGGCATCATCCAATAAAAACATTGAACTTTTTTCTACAAGAATTACTTATCAATGTTGTtagtttaacaaaaaatacttTCAAATATAGAAAAACAGTATGGAGTATAATAATGATCGCcggattatttttactttcgaGCAGAGTCTCTGGACCACAACAACAG CTGTTTAAATCCTGGGAGGCCACCGTCGTATGGTGGTTCTACTGGGTAGGACTAGGCGTATTATCGAGCGTTGGCCTGGGAACTGGGCTTCACACTTTTGTCTTGTACTTGGGACCTCACATAGCCTCTGTGACGATGGCAGCTTATGAATGCGGAGGGTTAAATTTTCCCGAGCCTCCTTATCCAGACCAGATCGTGTGTCCATCTACAGTAGATCCAGCATGGACGGCCAGCGTCTTGAATATCATGAGAAAAGTACGCATTGAAGCAATGCTGTGGGGTGCTGGTACAGCTTTGGGGGAATTGCCACCTTATTTTATGGCACGAGCTGCACGACTTAGTCGGCAAAGCGACAAAGATCACGACCAAGGTCAGGATCAAGAAGAGTTGAGAGAACTCGAAGCATTGGAGGCACtggaaaatggagaaaaatgtGTTTCATTGGGAATGCGTGCCAAACTAGCAATGAAACATTTTGTCCAAAAGGCTGGCTTCTTAGGAATACTTGCTTGTGCATCG ATACCAAATCCGTTGTTCGATCTTGCCGGATTAACTTGTGGACACTATCTTATTCCATTCTGGACTTTTTTTGGTGCAACACTAGTCGGAAAAGCTGTAGTAAAAATGCACATACAGCAATTAGCAGTAATTGTGGCATTCAACGAGGAACTTTTAGATAAAGTAATTGCTTTGTTAGCAATTATTCCAGTCATTGGCCCAAAGTTTCAAGAACCCTTGAAGCGGTATCTTATTGaacagaaacaaaaattgcatGACAAATCCTCTATA GAAGGATCTACAACAATTTCTTGGCTCTTTGACAAGTTCGTCATGTTGATGGTGTGCTACTTTCTCGTCACAATTATACATGCTTTGGCACGTAACCACCATCGTCGACGTACAAAGTCGTCAACTGATTAA
- the LOC124214614 gene encoding vacuole membrane protein 1 isoform X3 → MSENTSAVRRTKDTSTATNGTRQSTPAAKKSSHTSQSHLHSNQNSDLDVDPDSLTLWHHPIKTLNFFLQELLINVVSLTKNTFKYRKTVWSIIMIAGLFLLSSRVSGPQQQLFKSWEATVVWWFYWVGLGVLSSVGLGTGLHTFVLYLGPHIASVTMAAYECGGLNFPEPPYPDQIVCPSTVDPAWTASVLNIMRKVRIEAMLWGAGTALGELPPYFMARAARLSRQSDKDHDQGQDQEELRELEALEALENGEKCVSLGMRAKLAMKHFVQKAGFLGILACASIPNPLFDLAGLTCGHYLIPFWTFFGATLVGKAVVKMHIQQLAVIVAFNEELLDKVIALLAIIPVIGPKFQEPLKRYLIEQKQKLHDKSSIEGSTTISWLFDKFVMLMVCYFLVTIIHALARNHHRRRTKSSTD, encoded by the exons ATGTCGGAGAACACATCAGCCGTCAGACGTACTAAGGATACTTCAACTGCTACAAATGGTACTCGACAAAGTACACCGGCAGCAAAGAAATCCTCCCATACTTCACAATCGCATTTGCATTCCAACCAAAACAGTGATTTGGATGTAGATCCCGATAGCTTAACGCTATGGCATCATCCAATAAAAACATTGAACTTTTTTCTACAAGAATTACTTATCAATGTTGTtagtttaacaaaaaatacttTCAAATATAGAAAAACAGTATGGAGTATAATAATGATCGCcggattatttttactttcgaGCAGAGTCTCTGGACCACAACAACAG CTGTTTAAATCCTGGGAGGCCACCGTCGTATGGTGGTTCTACTGGGTAGGACTAGGCGTATTATCGAGCGTTGGCCTGGGAACTGGGCTTCACACTTTTGTCTTGTACTTGGGACCTCACATAGCCTCTGTGACGATGGCAGCTTATGAATGCGGAGGGTTAAATTTTCCCGAGCCTCCTTATCCAGACCAGATCGTGTGTCCATCTACAGTAGATCCAGCATGGACGGCCAGCGTCTTGAATATCATGAGAAAAGTACGCATTGAAGCAATGCTGTGGGGTGCTGGTACAGCTTTGGGGGAATTGCCACCTTATTTTATGGCACGAGCTGCACGACTTAGTCGGCAAAGCGACAAAGATCACGACCAAGGTCAGGATCAAGAAGAGTTGAGAGAACTCGAAGCATTGGAGGCACtggaaaatggagaaaaatgtGTTTCATTGGGAATGCGTGCCAAACTAGCAATGAAACATTTTGTCCAAAAGGCTGGCTTCTTAGGAATACTTGCTTGTGCATCG ATACCAAATCCGTTGTTCGATCTTGCCGGATTAACTTGTGGACACTATCTTATTCCATTCTGGACTTTTTTTGGTGCAACACTAGTCGGAAAAGCTGTAGTAAAAATGCACATACAGCAATTAGCAGTAATTGTGGCATTCAACGAGGAACTTTTAGATAAAGTAATTGCTTTGTTAGCAATTATTCCAGTCATTGGCCCAAAGTTTCAAGAACCCTTGAAGCGGTATCTTATTGaacagaaacaaaaattgcatGACAAATCCTCTATA GAAGGATCTACAACAATTTCTTGGCTCTTTGACAAGTTCGTCATGTTGATGGTGTGCTACTTTCTCGTCACAATTATACATGCTTTGGCACGTAACCACCATCGTCGACGTACAAAGTCGTCAACTGATTAA
- the ND-23 gene encoding NADH-ubiquinone oxidoreductase subunit 8: protein MATVQIFRQTGKQLLGAARCAVATSPSIRNKYYIVTPPEESMEWNDVTDRAVNNMFLLEIFRGMGITFSYLLREPATINYPFEKGPLSPRFRGEHALRRYPSGEERCIACKLCEAICPAQAITIEAEERPDGSRRTTRYDIDMTKCIYCGFCQEACPVDAIVEGPNFEFSTETHEEMLYNKEKLLNNGDKWESEIAANIQADHLYR from the exons ATGGCGACCGTGCAGATCTTTCGACAGActg GTAAGCAGCTTCTGGGTGCAGCTCGCTGTGCAGTTGCTACCAGTCCTTCGATTCGGAACAAGTACTACATTGTTACTCCACCAGAGGAGTCGATGGAATGGAACGATGTTACGGATCGCGCAGTGAACAATATGTTCCTCTTAGAAATCTTTCGAGGAATGGGAATCACTTTTTCTTATTTGCTAAGAGAACCAGCTACTATAAATTATCCTTTTGAAAAGGGACCTTTAAGCCCTAGATTCAGAGGAGAGCACGCGCTAAGAAG GTACCCATCAGGCGAAGAAAGATGTATCGCATGTAAACTATGTGAGGCTATTTGTCCAGCTCAGGCAATTACAATTGAGGCAGAGGAAAGGCCAGACGGTTCTAGACGCACAACTCGTTATGACATAGATATGACCAAGTGCATTTATTGCGGGTTCTGCCAGGAAGCTTGTCCTGTTGATGCCATCGTGGAG GGACCTAACTTCGAGTTCTCCACTGAAACTCACGAAGAAATGTTATATAATAAAGAGAAGCTACTCAACAATGGAGATAAATGGGAATCTGAAATAGCTGCAAATATTCAAGCAGATCACCTTTATCGCTGA